One window from the genome of Actinoplanes teichomyceticus ATCC 31121 encodes:
- the surE gene encoding 5'/3'-nucleotidase SurE, protein MRILITNDDGIEAPGIRWLARALAHADYDVVVAAPLSESSGSSASMTAVVQEGKIVSEPRGLAGAKNIPAYGVAASPAYIVLLAMREAFGPPPDLVVSGINRGANAGAAVVHSGTVGATLTASHAGLRGLAVSLDVLTPAAASAASGGAAIAALHKADDEQHHWASAAELAVRLLPSLLHTPPGTVFNLNVPDLHVDGIRGLRQAALARFGQVQMSIAEAGDGYVRTAVQAAEEELDPGTDLAALADNFAVVTPIRAPHEDTAIRINVEGIRFQTPAL, encoded by the coding sequence ATGAGAATTCTCATCACCAACGACGACGGTATCGAGGCGCCGGGCATCCGCTGGCTGGCCCGGGCCCTGGCGCACGCGGACTACGACGTGGTGGTCGCCGCGCCGCTCAGCGAGTCCAGTGGTAGCAGCGCCTCGATGACCGCCGTGGTGCAGGAGGGCAAGATCGTCTCGGAGCCGCGCGGGCTGGCCGGGGCGAAGAACATTCCGGCGTACGGCGTGGCCGCGTCCCCGGCGTACATCGTCCTGCTGGCCATGCGGGAGGCGTTCGGCCCACCGCCGGACCTGGTGGTCTCCGGCATCAACCGCGGCGCGAACGCCGGTGCCGCGGTCGTGCACTCGGGGACCGTGGGCGCCACCCTGACCGCCTCGCACGCCGGACTGCGCGGCCTGGCCGTCTCCCTGGACGTGCTCACGCCCGCGGCGGCCAGCGCGGCCAGCGGGGGCGCCGCGATAGCCGCCCTGCACAAGGCCGACGACGAGCAGCACCACTGGGCGAGCGCCGCCGAGCTGGCGGTCCGGCTGCTGCCGTCGCTGCTGCACACCCCACCGGGGACGGTCTTCAACCTCAATGTGCCGGACCTGCACGTGGACGGCATCCGGGGGCTACGACAGGCGGCGCTGGCCCGGTTCGGTCAGGTCCAGATGAGCATCGCCGAGGCCGGTGACGGCTACGTGCGCACCGCGGTGCAGGCCGCCGAGGAGGAGCTGGACCCGGGCACCGACCTGGCCGCCCTGGCCGACAACTTCGCCGTGGTCACCCCGATCCGTGCCCCCCACGAGGACACCGCGATCCGCATCAACGTGGAAGGAATCCGCTTCCAGACCCCGGCCCTCTGA
- a CDS encoding PfkB family carbohydrate kinase codes for MRIMSDGRVMVFAPAPQLTVTIEQHHEQPELHVHPGGQGIWQTRMITSLGVQVTLCAAAGGEVGRVLAPLMAGLPGVTMRLVLREHGSGWYVHDRRSGSREEIAERPGTPLSRHELDELYNLTLAEGLRAGIAILSGPAHPSVIKPEVYGRLAADLRSNGCQVIADLCGRYLEAVLEAGLSVVKISHEELIKDGMAADGSTRELLNALVKLNSDGAEAAVVSRAGDGALALINNEIYSVTLPRLTAAEHRGAGDSMTAGVAATLANGGSMTDAVRTGAAAGALNVTRHGLGTGHVDAVRVLTERVRLTPIKKAS; via the coding sequence ATGCGAATCATGAGTGACGGCCGGGTCATGGTCTTCGCGCCGGCCCCACAGCTGACGGTGACCATCGAACAACACCACGAGCAGCCCGAGCTGCACGTACATCCGGGTGGCCAGGGGATCTGGCAGACCCGCATGATCACCTCATTGGGCGTCCAGGTGACGCTCTGCGCGGCTGCCGGCGGCGAGGTGGGGCGGGTGCTGGCCCCGCTGATGGCCGGGCTGCCCGGGGTGACCATGCGGCTGGTGCTCCGCGAGCACGGCAGCGGCTGGTACGTGCACGACCGGCGCAGCGGCAGCCGTGAGGAGATCGCCGAGCGGCCGGGCACCCCGCTGTCCCGGCACGAACTGGACGAGCTGTACAACCTGACGCTGGCCGAGGGCCTGCGGGCCGGCATCGCGATCCTCAGCGGTCCGGCGCACCCCTCGGTGATCAAGCCGGAGGTGTACGGCCGGCTCGCCGCGGACCTGCGCTCGAACGGCTGCCAGGTGATCGCCGACCTGTGCGGGCGGTACCTGGAGGCGGTGCTGGAGGCCGGCCTGAGCGTGGTCAAGATCAGTCATGAGGAGTTGATCAAGGATGGGATGGCCGCCGACGGCTCCACCCGGGAGCTGTTGAACGCCCTGGTCAAGCTGAATTCTGACGGCGCCGAGGCGGCGGTGGTGTCCCGGGCCGGCGACGGCGCGCTGGCACTGATCAACAACGAGATCTACTCGGTCACGCTGCCCCGGCTGACCGCGGCCGAGCACCGCGGCGCCGGCGACTCGATGACCGCCGGGGTCGCCGCCACCCTGGCGAACGGCGGCTCGATGACCGACGCGGTACGCACCGGCGCGGCTGCCGGCGCCCTCAACGTCACCCGGCACGGACTCGGCACCGGGCACGTGGACGCCGTCCGGGTGTTGACCGAACGAGTCCGGCTGACCCCCATCAAGAAGGCATCATGA
- a CDS encoding HelD family protein, with amino-acid sequence MSDATVLQQEIAVEQQHVDRVYARLAELRAHASRAEKEGYRLAGVGTFGALVERDAMVFHAARRRHALDTEHEGLVFGRLDLKTGATHYVGRMGIRDDASKPLVVDWRAPAAAAFYRATPAEPLGVVRRRMIQSSRERVTGIEDDLLDPESAPPGMRVVGDGALLASLAKATGRGMRDIVATIQREQDEAIRSPASGVTIVTGGPGTGKTAVALHRAAYLLYSDRSRFAGGGILVVGPSGVFVEYIATVLPSLGEETATLRSLGSLVPGYDAVRVDPGEVAAIKGSLRMRRVLERASHDAVPGAPTELRLLYRGTLLRLDAADLDRIRRSALPRGARRNEVRGHGFDRIFDALWAQAREQKVTGLPEKREFESELADRADFREFLKAWWPRFTPMRVLRWLADPKRLRAYANGLLSRDEIATLQGSFDALAEHGPTIADVALLDELDELMGRPRQPARKNRNPFHVRDGVQEVSTYADRQAAARAQQVQREEDYRDYAHVVVDESQDVSPMQWRMIGRRGGYASWTIVGDPAQTAWSGDPAELDRARDRALGSRKRNSYALTTNYRNSSEIFAVAASVIKAILPDLPLPSAVRSTGVDPVDVVTGADALPAAVRELTEKQLADVDGTIGVIAPVPRRDEVAGWVTGLPERVQVVTALEAKGMEYDAVVLVEPGEIAVDRAGVRTLYVALSRATQRLTTVGTNPDWHP; translated from the coding sequence TTGAGCGACGCCACCGTCCTGCAACAGGAGATCGCGGTCGAGCAGCAGCACGTGGACAGGGTCTATGCCCGCCTCGCCGAGCTGCGCGCACACGCGTCCCGGGCCGAGAAGGAGGGGTACCGACTGGCCGGGGTGGGCACCTTCGGGGCGCTCGTCGAGCGCGACGCGATGGTCTTCCACGCGGCCCGCCGCCGGCACGCGCTCGACACCGAGCACGAGGGCCTGGTCTTCGGCCGCCTCGACCTGAAGACCGGCGCCACCCACTACGTCGGCCGGATGGGCATCCGCGACGACGCCTCGAAACCGCTGGTCGTGGACTGGCGGGCGCCGGCCGCCGCGGCGTTCTACCGGGCCACCCCGGCCGAGCCGCTGGGCGTGGTGCGCCGCCGGATGATCCAGTCCAGCCGGGAGCGGGTCACCGGCATCGAGGACGACCTGCTCGACCCGGAGTCCGCCCCGCCCGGGATGCGGGTGGTCGGCGACGGCGCGCTGCTGGCCAGCCTCGCCAAGGCGACCGGTCGCGGGATGCGCGACATCGTCGCCACCATCCAGCGCGAGCAGGACGAGGCGATCCGCTCCCCCGCCTCCGGCGTGACCATCGTCACCGGCGGGCCGGGCACCGGCAAGACGGCGGTGGCCCTGCACCGCGCCGCGTACCTGCTGTACTCCGACCGCAGCCGGTTCGCCGGCGGCGGCATCCTGGTGGTCGGGCCGTCCGGGGTGTTCGTCGAGTACATCGCGACCGTGCTGCCCTCGCTCGGCGAGGAGACCGCGACGCTGCGCTCGCTGGGCTCGCTGGTGCCGGGCTACGACGCGGTCCGGGTCGACCCGGGCGAGGTGGCCGCGATCAAGGGCTCGCTGCGGATGCGCCGGGTCCTGGAGCGCGCCTCGCACGACGCGGTGCCCGGCGCGCCGACCGAGTTGCGCCTGCTCTACCGCGGCACGCTGCTCCGGCTGGACGCCGCCGACCTGGACCGGATCCGCCGCTCGGCGCTGCCCCGGGGCGCGCGCCGCAACGAGGTCCGCGGCCACGGCTTCGACCGGATCTTCGACGCGCTCTGGGCACAGGCGCGCGAGCAGAAGGTGACCGGCCTGCCGGAGAAGCGCGAGTTCGAGTCCGAGCTGGCCGACCGCGCCGACTTCCGGGAGTTCCTCAAGGCGTGGTGGCCGCGGTTCACCCCGATGCGGGTGCTGCGCTGGCTCGCCGACCCGAAACGGCTCCGCGCGTACGCCAACGGCCTGCTCTCCCGCGACGAGATCGCGACCCTGCAGGGCTCCTTCGACGCGCTGGCCGAGCACGGTCCGACGATCGCCGACGTGGCGCTGCTGGACGAGCTCGACGAGCTGATGGGTCGCCCACGGCAGCCGGCGCGGAAGAACCGGAACCCGTTCCACGTACGCGACGGGGTCCAGGAGGTCAGCACGTACGCGGACCGCCAGGCCGCCGCCCGCGCCCAGCAGGTGCAGCGCGAGGAGGACTACCGCGACTACGCGCACGTGGTGGTCGACGAGTCGCAGGACGTCTCGCCGATGCAGTGGCGGATGATCGGGCGCCGCGGCGGGTACGCGTCCTGGACGATCGTCGGCGACCCGGCGCAGACCGCCTGGTCCGGCGACCCGGCCGAACTCGACCGGGCCCGGGACCGGGCGCTGGGCTCGCGCAAGCGCAACAGCTACGCGCTGACCACCAACTACCGCAACTCCTCGGAGATCTTCGCGGTGGCCGCCTCGGTGATCAAGGCGATCCTGCCGGACCTGCCGCTGCCCTCGGCGGTCCGCTCCACCGGCGTGGACCCGGTGGACGTGGTGACCGGCGCGGACGCCCTGCCGGCCGCGGTCCGCGAACTGACCGAGAAGCAGCTCGCCGACGTGGACGGCACGATCGGTGTGATCGCCCCGGTGCCCCGTCGCGACGAGGTGGCCGGCTGGGTGACCGGCCTGCCGGAACGCGTCCAGGTGGTCACCGCGCTGGAGGCCAAGGGCATGGAGTACGACGCGGTGGTCCTGGTCGAGCCGGGCGAGATCGCTGTCGACCGTGCCGGCGTGCGTACCCTCTACGTCGCCCTGTCCCGCGCCACCCAGCGCCTGACCACGGTCGGCACGAACCCGGACTGGCATCCCTGA
- a CDS encoding alpha/beta fold hydrolase, translating into MSERTELPLTDGVRLHVEISGPADAPLTVVLLHGWCLDRRTWRQQVDALRALGRRAPRVIAYDARGHGRSSATRRSAATLDQLGDDLAEVVRRLAPSGPVVLAGHSMGGMTIMEYAHRHPAEFADRVAGLVLVSTTAEGHTHTRYGLPDRVADLLRVGETLGAGVLARSGAWRPHRAVLPALAPAVRWLLFGERCADEALGLTLRSVGRASLRSIGGFRTSIGAQQRLDTLAGIGDIPATVLVGDRDRLTPVPCAESIAAAIPHAELTVCPGAGHMLPLECPGEVSGALVSTVRRVNRRTRKVCRPAAARQSRQAA; encoded by the coding sequence ATGTCCGAGCGAACCGAGCTGCCGCTGACCGACGGTGTGCGCCTGCACGTCGAGATCTCCGGTCCGGCGGACGCCCCGCTGACCGTCGTCCTGCTGCACGGCTGGTGCCTGGACCGGCGGACCTGGCGGCAGCAGGTGGACGCGCTGCGCGCGCTGGGCCGCCGCGCGCCGCGGGTGATCGCGTACGACGCCCGCGGCCACGGCCGTTCCTCCGCCACCCGGCGCAGCGCGGCCACCCTGGACCAGCTCGGCGACGACCTGGCCGAGGTGGTGCGCCGGCTCGCGCCGAGCGGCCCGGTGGTCCTCGCCGGCCACTCCATGGGCGGCATGACGATCATGGAGTACGCCCACCGCCATCCCGCCGAGTTCGCCGACCGGGTGGCCGGCCTGGTGCTGGTCTCCACGACCGCCGAGGGCCACACCCACACCCGGTACGGCCTGCCGGACCGGGTGGCCGACCTGCTGCGCGTCGGCGAGACGCTGGGCGCCGGGGTGCTCGCCCGGTCCGGGGCCTGGCGGCCGCACCGCGCCGTGCTGCCCGCCCTGGCGCCCGCGGTGCGCTGGCTGCTCTTCGGCGAGCGGTGCGCCGACGAGGCGCTGGGCCTGACCCTGCGCAGCGTCGGCCGCGCCTCGCTGCGCTCGATCGGCGGGTTCCGCACGTCGATCGGCGCGCAGCAGCGGCTGGACACCCTGGCCGGCATCGGCGACATCCCGGCCACCGTGCTGGTCGGCGACCGGGACCGGCTCACCCCGGTGCCGTGCGCCGAGTCGATCGCGGCGGCGATCCCGCACGCCGAGCTGACCGTCTGCCCAGGGGCCGGGCACATGCTGCCGCTGGAGTGCCCCGGGGAGGTGTCCGGCGCGCTGGTCTCGACCGTCCGCCGGGTCAACCGGCGGACCAGGAAGGTCTGCCGCCCGGCCGCGGCAAGGCAGAGCCGCCAGGCCGCCTGA
- a CDS encoding carbonic anhydrase, with the protein MTAIRAAQAITPGTALGELITGNKRFVYGKPRYGHNVTQAAATAGGQQPHAVVLGCIDSRVPLEAIFDQAFGSICVARSGAHVLDRSILGSVEFAVSALGVSLVLVVGHKRCGAVTATVDAVRSGDRPAGDVGYLVGELAPAVDGIDLTDPEAAEQAVRAHVLRTVERLRESAGLAPAIAAGRIDVVGGIYDLDTGWVEFLKSA; encoded by the coding sequence ATGACAGCCATTCGCGCTGCCCAGGCCATCACGCCCGGCACAGCCCTGGGCGAGCTCATCACGGGCAACAAACGATTCGTGTACGGCAAGCCCCGATACGGGCACAACGTCACCCAGGCCGCCGCCACGGCGGGCGGCCAGCAACCCCATGCGGTCGTGCTCGGCTGCATCGACTCCCGGGTGCCGCTCGAGGCGATCTTCGATCAGGCATTCGGCTCGATCTGCGTGGCCCGTTCCGGCGCGCACGTGCTGGACCGCTCGATCCTCGGCTCGGTGGAGTTCGCGGTGTCCGCGCTCGGCGTCTCGCTCGTGCTCGTGGTCGGGCACAAGCGGTGCGGTGCGGTGACCGCCACGGTCGACGCGGTGCGCTCCGGCGACCGCCCGGCCGGCGACGTCGGCTACCTGGTGGGCGAGCTGGCCCCGGCGGTGGACGGCATCGACCTGACCGACCCGGAGGCGGCCGAGCAGGCGGTGCGCGCACACGTGCTGCGGACCGTGGAGCGGCTGCGGGAGAGCGCCGGTCTGGCGCCGGCGATCGCCGCTGGCCGGATCGACGTGGTCGGCGGGATCTACGACCTGGACACCGGGTGGGTGGAGTTCCTCAAGTCCGCTTGA
- a CDS encoding DUF3145 domain-containing protein gives MPTCGVVYVHSSPLAVCQHVEWAIARVLTAPVNLQWTVQPVDPSMRRAECSWTGRAGTGAELAAALRQWPMIRFEVTEEPSPGIDGERYMHVPGRGLFHGTMGASGDIQIGEDRLRAIMASARAPEALTHALEKALGSAWDAELEPYRYAGDGAPVTLLTRVG, from the coding sequence GTGCCAACGTGTGGCGTCGTATACGTCCACTCATCCCCGCTCGCCGTGTGCCAGCACGTCGAATGGGCCATAGCGCGCGTCCTGACCGCGCCGGTCAATCTGCAGTGGACCGTGCAGCCGGTCGATCCGAGCATGCGCCGAGCCGAGTGCAGCTGGACCGGTCGCGCGGGAACCGGCGCCGAGCTGGCTGCTGCCCTCCGGCAGTGGCCCATGATCCGTTTCGAGGTGACCGAGGAGCCGAGTCCCGGGATCGACGGTGAGCGGTACATGCACGTTCCCGGCCGCGGGTTGTTCCACGGCACGATGGGCGCCTCCGGCGACATCCAGATCGGCGAGGACCGGCTGCGGGCGATCATGGCGTCCGCCCGGGCCCCCGAGGCGCTGACGCACGCCCTGGAGAAGGCGCTCGGCAGCGCCTGGGACGCCGAGCTGGAGCCGTACCGCTACGCGGGCGACGGCGCCCCGGTCACGCTGCTCACCCGGGTCGGTTAG
- a CDS encoding glycoside hydrolase family 3 protein, whose product MTGVKKLARVAFVAPLLLLAGACGNDAKTPQGAPPSAGPMASSAPAPISESASAPPADPAVRAAQTVARLSDEDLAGQVLMPYAYGGSATQVDAGSAAGNRSLAGVDTPAQMIAKYRLGGLILVSFTPHDPTGKTNPTSNVADPQQVRALTTGLQEAARQLPAAAPLLIGTDQEYGVVTRITKGVTALPSAFAAGAAGRPELTEAAWRAAGEELAAMGVTVDFAPVADTLGTAGSSVIGSRSYGTDAAANAAQVAAAVRGLQSAGVSAALKHFPGHGHTTGDSHDELPVIKQSAAAWRSQDLPPFRAGVQAGAGVVMSGHLDLQAVDKGTAATFSRKVMTDVLRGQLRFTGVAITDAMNMAPAKKWPAGEAAVRALNAGNDMLLMPPDIGAARDGILAGLGNGTLKRERLVEAVTRILTLKYRTAAIPQPDLSVLGSAAHRQAVSALDAASITVFRGRCSGPLVNGPVTVTAPASRETARVTLVRALQAAGVPVRAAGGSEIHLVGYGDKPIDLSPDAAVTVMMDLPGLLAYAKSPTLLATYSSSELSMTAVAAVIAGRATAPGRSPIAVAGLPRSACAK is encoded by the coding sequence ATGACGGGCGTGAAAAAGTTGGCCCGTGTCGCATTTGTCGCCCCGCTGCTCCTGCTCGCCGGAGCCTGCGGGAACGACGCCAAGACGCCCCAGGGCGCCCCGCCCAGCGCCGGTCCGATGGCGTCCTCGGCGCCCGCTCCGATCTCCGAGTCGGCATCCGCGCCGCCCGCCGACCCGGCGGTGCGGGCGGCGCAGACGGTGGCCCGGCTCAGCGACGAGGACCTGGCCGGGCAGGTGCTGATGCCCTACGCGTACGGCGGGTCGGCCACCCAGGTCGACGCCGGGTCGGCCGCCGGCAACCGGTCGCTGGCCGGGGTGGACACCCCGGCCCAGATGATCGCGAAGTACCGGCTCGGCGGGCTGATCCTGGTCTCCTTCACGCCGCACGACCCGACCGGCAAGACCAACCCCACGTCCAACGTGGCGGACCCGCAGCAGGTGCGGGCGCTCACCACCGGCCTGCAGGAGGCCGCGCGTCAGCTGCCCGCCGCCGCCCCGCTGCTGATCGGCACGGACCAGGAGTACGGCGTGGTCACCCGGATCACCAAGGGCGTCACCGCGCTCCCGTCGGCGTTCGCGGCGGGCGCGGCCGGCCGGCCCGAGCTGACCGAGGCGGCCTGGCGCGCGGCCGGCGAGGAACTGGCCGCGATGGGGGTCACGGTGGACTTCGCCCCGGTCGCCGACACGCTCGGGACGGCCGGCAGCTCGGTGATCGGCTCCCGGTCGTACGGCACCGACGCCGCAGCCAACGCGGCCCAGGTCGCCGCGGCGGTGCGCGGCCTGCAGAGCGCCGGCGTCTCGGCCGCGCTCAAGCACTTCCCCGGGCACGGGCACACCACCGGCGACAGCCACGACGAGCTGCCCGTGATCAAGCAGAGCGCGGCCGCGTGGCGCAGCCAGGACCTGCCGCCGTTCCGGGCCGGCGTGCAGGCCGGCGCCGGCGTGGTGATGTCCGGCCACCTGGACCTGCAGGCGGTGGACAAGGGGACGGCCGCCACCTTCTCCCGCAAGGTGATGACCGACGTGCTGCGCGGACAGCTCAGGTTCACCGGGGTGGCGATCACCGACGCGATGAACATGGCCCCGGCCAAGAAGTGGCCGGCCGGCGAGGCCGCGGTCCGCGCCCTCAACGCGGGCAACGACATGCTGCTCATGCCGCCGGACATCGGCGCCGCCCGGGACGGCATCCTGGCCGGGCTGGGCAACGGCACCCTGAAGCGGGAGCGGCTGGTCGAGGCGGTCACCCGGATCCTGACCCTCAAGTACCGCACCGCGGCCATCCCGCAGCCGGACCTGTCGGTGCTCGGCTCGGCGGCGCACCGGCAGGCGGTCTCCGCGCTGGACGCCGCCTCGATCACGGTGTTCCGCGGGCGCTGCTCCGGGCCGCTGGTCAACGGGCCGGTCACGGTGACCGCGCCGGCGTCGCGCGAGACCGCCCGGGTCACCCTGGTCCGGGCGTTGCAGGCGGCCGGTGTGCCGGTGCGGGCCGCCGGGGGATCGGAGATCCACCTGGTGGGGTACGGCGACAAGCCGATCGACCTGTCCCCGGACGCGGCGGTGACCGTGATGATGGACCTGCCCGGCCTGCTCGCCTACGCCAAGTCGCCGACGCTGCTGGCCACGTACTCCTCCAGCGAGCTGTCGATGACCGCGGTGGCCGCGGTGATCGCCGGCCGGGCCACCGCGCCGGGCCGGTCGCCGATCGCGGTCGCCGGGCTGCCCCGCAGCGCCTGCGCGAAGTGA
- a CDS encoding carboxyl transferase domain-containing protein produces MEDESGALHARGTVDGTPAVAVATGATRLGGAIGVPGCRRIVEAIDVAVRGRVAMAGIWHSGGVRPGEGVDAPDTAGQVLTATDRPSGRIPQLAIELGPVSVSAACSAALTDTVVMSGTGRIFPVGATGSPGFATRFARLTAPENETPRAAGRSGCPPSGPAVAGGRAARQHAGPPAGRAGPGGHRSEGRRTPADPRPARRTVPGAAAPWAPNVVTALGHFAGRTRGGRERSAPARRRPGRVRRGEGRAVRADEPD; encoded by the coding sequence CTGGAGGACGAGTCCGGCGCGCTGCACGCCCGTGGCACGGTCGACGGCACCCCCGCCGTCGCCGTCGCCACCGGCGCCACCCGGCTGGGTGGGGCGATCGGCGTGCCGGGCTGCCGGCGGATTGTCGAGGCGATCGACGTCGCGGTCCGGGGCCGGGTGGCGATGGCCGGGATCTGGCATTCCGGCGGGGTCCGGCCGGGCGAGGGCGTCGACGCCCCGGACACGGCCGGGCAGGTCCTCACCGCCACGGACCGGCCCTCCGGCCGGATCCCGCAGCTCGCGATCGAACTCGGCCCGGTGTCGGTGAGCGCCGCCTGCAGCGCGGCGCTCACCGACACCGTGGTCATGAGCGGGACCGGGCGGATCTTCCCGGTCGGCGCCACCGGCTCCCCCGGCTTCGCCACCCGCTTCGCCCGCCTGACCGCGCCGGAGAACGAGACCCCGAGGGCCGCTGGTCGGTCCGGCTGCCCGCCGTCCGGGCCGGCTGTCGCCGGCGGACGTGCCGCCCGGCAGCACGCTGGGCCGCCCGCCGGCCGCGCTGGTCCCGGCGGGCACCGATCAGAGGGACGACGTACGCCCGCTGATCCGCGCCCTGCTCGACGAACCGTCCCCGGAGCCGCAGCCCCCTGGGCCCCGAACGTGGTGACCGCCCTGGGCCACTTCGCCGGCCGGACGAGGGGTGGTCGCGAACGATCCGCACCGGCTCGACGGCGGCCTGGACGCGTCCGGCGCGGAGAAGGCCGCGCGGTTCGAGCGGATGAGCCGGACTGA
- the fabF gene encoding beta-ketoacyl-ACP synthase II: protein MSTVDVVVTGLGATTPLGGDVASTWDAMLAGRSGVGSLTEEWAGQLPVRIAARVAVDPSEIIERVRMRRLDRSEAMAIIAAKQAWADAGLEGAGVDPERLAVSFGSGIGGAITLLDQDDILEKSGPRRVSPHTVPMLMPNGPAAYVGLEFGARAGVRAMASACATGAEALALGLDLIRAGRADVVVAGSTEAVIHPLPIAGFASMRAMSTRNDEPERASRPWDRNRDGFVLGEGSGALILERADHAAARGATVYARLAGAGVTSDGYDIVQPDPECAGGIRAMRMALRDAGLTGADIKHVNAHATSTPAGDMGEIMGIRAAIGEHPVVTSTKSMTGHLLGAAGALESIATILAIRDSVVPPTINLDDPDDRLDLDVAAHKARPLDIPAAVNNSFGFGGHNVALVFARA, encoded by the coding sequence ATGAGCACCGTGGACGTCGTCGTCACCGGGCTCGGCGCGACGACCCCGCTTGGCGGGGACGTCGCGTCCACTTGGGACGCCATGCTCGCCGGCCGCTCCGGGGTGGGTTCGCTCACCGAGGAGTGGGCCGGCCAGCTGCCCGTACGCATCGCCGCACGGGTGGCCGTCGATCCGTCGGAGATCATCGAGCGGGTGCGGATGCGCCGCCTGGACCGCAGCGAGGCGATGGCCATCATCGCCGCGAAGCAGGCCTGGGCCGACGCCGGGCTGGAGGGCGCCGGGGTGGACCCGGAACGCCTCGCGGTCAGCTTCGGCAGTGGCATCGGTGGCGCGATCACCCTGCTCGACCAGGACGACATCCTGGAGAAGAGCGGCCCGCGGCGGGTCAGCCCGCACACCGTGCCGATGCTGATGCCCAACGGCCCGGCCGCGTACGTCGGGCTGGAGTTCGGCGCCCGGGCGGGGGTGCGCGCCATGGCGAGTGCCTGCGCCACCGGCGCCGAGGCGCTCGCGCTCGGCCTCGACCTGATCCGGGCCGGCCGGGCCGACGTGGTGGTGGCCGGCAGCACCGAGGCCGTCATCCACCCGCTGCCGATCGCCGGTTTCGCGTCGATGCGCGCCATGTCGACGCGCAACGACGAGCCGGAGCGGGCGTCCCGGCCGTGGGACCGCAACCGGGACGGCTTCGTCCTCGGTGAGGGCTCCGGCGCGCTGATCCTGGAGCGCGCCGACCACGCGGCGGCCCGCGGGGCCACCGTGTACGCCCGCCTGGCCGGCGCCGGGGTCACCTCGGACGGCTACGACATCGTGCAGCCGGACCCGGAGTGCGCCGGCGGCATCCGCGCCATGCGGATGGCCCTGCGTGACGCCGGTCTGACCGGCGCGGACATCAAGCACGTCAACGCCCACGCGACGTCGACCCCAGCCGGCGACATGGGCGAGATCATGGGCATCCGGGCCGCCATCGGCGAGCACCCGGTGGTCACCTCGACCAAGTCGATGACCGGGCACCTGCTCGGCGCGGCCGGGGCGTTGGAGTCGATCGCCACCATCCTGGCGATCCGCGACAGCGTGGTCCCCCCGACCATCAACCTCGACGACCCGGACGATCGCCTGGATCTGGACGTGGCGGCGCACAAGGCCCGTCCGCTGGACATCCCGGCGGCGGTGAACAACTCGTTCGGGTTCGGCGGCCACAACGTGGCCCTGGTCTTCGCCCGCGCGTGA
- a CDS encoding acyl carrier protein, whose amino-acid sequence MATREEITSGLAEILEEVAGVNPDDVAEEKSFTDDLDVDSLSMVEVVVAAEEKFGVKIPDNEVQNLKTVGDAVNYIEANH is encoded by the coding sequence ATGGCTACTCGCGAAGAGATCACCTCTGGCCTCGCCGAGATCCTCGAGGAGGTCGCCGGGGTGAACCCGGACGACGTCGCCGAGGAGAAGTCGTTCACCGATGACCTGGACGTCGACTCCCTGTCGATGGTCGAGGTCGTGGTGGCCGCCGAGGAGAAGTTCGGCGTCAAGATCCCGGACAACGAGGTGCAGAACCTGAAGACCGTCGGCGACGCCGTCAACTACATCGAGGCGAATCACTGA